A window of the Tunturibacter empetritectus genome harbors these coding sequences:
- the hutU gene encoding urocanate hydratase produces the protein MSVYTPIRAPRGNVRTAQGWIQEAAKRMLMNNLDPEVAEKPEELIVYGGRGKAARNWEAYHTLVQTLDRLKNHETMLVQSGKAVAVLETHPLAPRVLIANSNLVPHWANWNEFDKLDRAGLMMYGQMTAGSWIYIGTQGILQGTYETFLGAAQRYFNGSLKGTITVTAGLGGMGGAQPLAVKLAGGVSICIEVDESRIQRRIATRYLDEVATSLEDAIARATVARKEGRAVSIGLLGNAAAILPQIVRLGFVPDVVTDQTSAHDPLYGYWPIAKEDEDLTAQRSREPERYLDRVRVDIAQHVQAILELQRRGAICFDYGNNLRAQAKIAGVNNAFDYPGFVPAFIRDSFCEGRGPFRWVALSGDPADIAATDAALLKLFPEDARLNQWLPWAGEHVAYQGLPARICWLGYRERDKAGLLFNQMVRDGRLKAPIVIGRDHLDAGSVASPYRETEAMLDGSDAVSDWALLNFATGIASGAGWMSFHHGGGVGMGYSQHAGLVAVADGSEEADQRLRLCLTNDPAMGVIRHADAGYEKAHRIAAERGLDRPGIQSADSVSSDGTGAK, from the coding sequence ATGAGCGTTTACACCCCTATTCGTGCACCTCGCGGGAATGTACGTACAGCACAGGGTTGGATTCAGGAAGCGGCCAAACGCATGCTGATGAACAACCTCGATCCGGAGGTGGCTGAAAAGCCGGAGGAGTTGATCGTCTACGGAGGGCGCGGGAAGGCGGCGCGGAACTGGGAGGCTTACCATACGCTGGTTCAGACGCTCGATCGCCTGAAGAACCACGAGACGATGCTGGTGCAGTCGGGGAAGGCGGTGGCGGTACTGGAGACGCATCCGCTGGCTCCGAGGGTGTTGATTGCTAATTCGAATCTGGTGCCGCACTGGGCTAACTGGAACGAGTTCGACAAGCTGGATCGTGCAGGTTTGATGATGTACGGACAGATGACGGCGGGCTCGTGGATCTATATCGGGACACAGGGGATTCTTCAGGGGACCTACGAGACTTTTCTCGGAGCGGCGCAAAGGTACTTCAATGGGTCGCTGAAGGGAACAATTACGGTGACTGCCGGCCTGGGGGGCATGGGAGGCGCGCAGCCGCTGGCGGTTAAGCTGGCTGGAGGAGTGAGTATCTGTATTGAGGTGGATGAGAGCCGTATTCAGCGTCGCATTGCTACGCGGTATCTGGATGAGGTGGCGACGTCGCTGGAAGATGCGATTGCGCGGGCAACGGTGGCACGCAAGGAGGGCCGCGCGGTTTCGATCGGATTGCTGGGAAATGCGGCAGCGATTTTGCCGCAGATCGTACGATTGGGTTTTGTGCCTGATGTTGTTACAGATCAAACGAGTGCGCATGATCCGCTCTATGGCTACTGGCCGATTGCCAAAGAAGATGAAGATTTGACGGCGCAGCGTAGTCGGGAGCCGGAGCGTTATCTCGACCGTGTGCGCGTCGATATTGCACAGCATGTTCAGGCAATTCTGGAGCTGCAGCGGCGGGGTGCGATCTGTTTTGACTACGGCAACAATCTGCGAGCGCAGGCGAAGATCGCCGGTGTGAACAATGCGTTCGACTATCCGGGATTTGTGCCTGCGTTTATTCGTGATTCTTTCTGCGAGGGGCGAGGACCGTTCCGGTGGGTTGCCCTTTCTGGTGATCCGGCTGACATCGCAGCTACCGATGCGGCTCTGCTCAAACTTTTTCCTGAGGATGCGCGGTTGAATCAGTGGCTTCCTTGGGCCGGAGAGCATGTCGCTTATCAGGGTCTGCCTGCGCGTATATGCTGGCTGGGCTATCGGGAGCGAGATAAGGCCGGCCTTCTGTTCAACCAGATGGTGCGGGATGGCCGGCTGAAGGCTCCGATTGTCATCGGTCGCGATCATCTGGATGCCGGGTCGGTTGCGAGTCCGTACCGCGAGACCGAGGCTATGCTGGATGGTTCGGACGCTGTCTCCGATTGGGCACTGCTGAACTTTGCGACAGGAATCGCCAGCGGGGCTGGGTGGATGAGCTTTCATCATGGGGGCGGTGTGGGCATGGGATACAGTCAGCATGCCGGGTTGGTCGCTGTGGCTGATGGCAGCGAGGAGGCGGATCAACGATTGCGGCTCTGCCTGACCAACGATCCGGCGATGGGCGTGATTCGCCACGCCGATGCGGGGTACGAAAAGGCCCACAGGATCGCGGCCGAACGTGGCCTCGATAGGCCGGGCATTCAAAGTGCAGATAGCGTCAGTTCAGATGGCACCGGGGCAAAATGA
- the hutH gene encoding histidine ammonia-lyase has protein sequence MLIVMVELDGRSLTIDEVVRVARSGESASIAAAALGRMKISRGKVEEALQSETAVYALNTGVGLLANVRLEADGIEQMQLNLVRSHCCGVGEPLAEDVVRAMMLIRANILAMGLSGIRPVVAERLCDLLNSGITPVVPMRGSVGASGDLAPLAHMALVLIGEGEAFFAGERRPAAECLQRSGLEPLKLQAKEGISLLNGTQAMLAIGCLQLRDLDDLFQSAQIAAALTLQALRGTAAAYDKRLHAARPHPGQVHSAASLRNLLEGSTRHRSSTSVQDAYCLRCVPQVHGAVWDSLRQAERVFAIELNSATDNPLLFEDDFVSGGNFHGAPLALVLDQLAIALCQLAGISERRTERLMNPSLNEGLPAFLATRPGIESGLMMAQVTSAALVAEMRVLATPASACSIPTSGNQEDFVSMGMTAALKLVQSVTHCRMVLAIEWLTATRALDLRGDRFVSPLLDAARDAFRVDCPAWEGDRVLSGMMAAADAFLAKIHWASTLNTQEVAHA, from the coding sequence ATGCTGATCGTTATGGTTGAACTTGATGGAAGATCGTTGACGATTGATGAAGTTGTTCGTGTTGCGCGGAGTGGCGAGTCCGCTTCGATTGCGGCGGCGGCACTAGGCCGCATGAAGATCTCGCGCGGCAAAGTGGAGGAAGCGCTTCAAAGTGAGACTGCGGTTTACGCGTTGAACACAGGCGTGGGACTGCTGGCGAATGTTCGGCTTGAGGCCGATGGGATTGAGCAGATGCAGTTGAACCTGGTGCGTTCCCACTGCTGCGGGGTGGGCGAGCCGCTGGCCGAGGATGTGGTTCGGGCGATGATGTTGATCAGGGCAAATATTCTTGCGATGGGCTTGTCGGGGATTCGGCCGGTGGTTGCGGAGCGGCTGTGCGACCTGCTGAATTCCGGTATTACACCGGTGGTTCCGATGCGTGGAAGTGTTGGCGCGAGCGGGGATCTGGCGCCGCTTGCTCACATGGCTCTGGTGTTGATCGGGGAGGGCGAGGCCTTTTTTGCTGGCGAGCGGCGGCCGGCTGCGGAGTGCTTGCAGCGATCCGGTCTGGAGCCGTTGAAGCTTCAGGCGAAGGAGGGGATTTCGCTGCTGAACGGGACGCAGGCGATGCTGGCGATTGGATGTCTGCAGTTACGTGACCTTGACGACTTGTTTCAGTCGGCACAGATTGCTGCGGCGCTGACCTTACAGGCGCTGCGTGGCACGGCGGCAGCCTATGATAAGCGGCTTCATGCGGCGCGTCCTCATCCAGGACAGGTTCATAGTGCGGCTTCGCTTCGCAATCTGCTTGAGGGATCGACGCGGCATCGTTCGAGCACGAGCGTTCAGGATGCATATTGCCTGCGCTGCGTTCCGCAGGTACATGGTGCGGTGTGGGATTCGTTGCGTCAGGCGGAACGGGTGTTCGCGATTGAGTTGAATAGTGCGACGGATAATCCTTTGCTGTTTGAGGATGATTTTGTTTCTGGCGGGAACTTTCATGGAGCGCCGCTGGCGCTGGTGCTGGATCAGCTTGCGATTGCTCTCTGCCAGTTGGCGGGCATCTCGGAGCGACGGACCGAGAGGTTGATGAATCCGAGTTTGAACGAAGGGCTTCCTGCGTTTCTGGCTACTCGGCCGGGGATTGAGTCGGGATTGATGATGGCCCAGGTGACATCGGCTGCGCTGGTCGCGGAGATGCGGGTTCTGGCTACGCCAGCCTCTGCGTGCTCGATTCCGACGAGTGGGAATCAGGAAGACTTTGTGAGCATGGGAATGACCGCTGCGCTGAAGCTGGTGCAATCGGTAACGCACTGCAGGATGGTGTTGGCGATTGAGTGGCTCACGGCCACGCGGGCGCTTGACCTTCGCGGCGATCGTTTTGTGTCGCCTTTACTGGATGCGGCTCGTGATGCCTTTCGAGTTGATTGCCCGGCGTGGGAGGGAGATCGCGTCTTGTCCGGGATGATGGCTGCGGCGGATGCGTTTCTTGCGAAGATCCATTGGGCCTCGACGTTGAACACGCAGGAGGTCGCTCACGCATGA
- the argE gene encoding acetylornithine deacetylase has product MIRPQALLQELVAIPSVSSMSNRPVVEWIQRFLEPLGWHSRLFCYDDEASVEKVNLVVSPQPMGEGRIEAELAIICHTDTVPFAAEWTDATALRERDGMLHGCGACDVKGFLACVLATAASVDAGGMKKRLCLVFTADEEVGCRGARFLLEADAIRARYAIVGEPTSLTPARAGKGYCLASIKVTGRAAHSAFPEAGRSAIFAAARLLREIEDLAVELMADRNDAFSPPWTTLNVGEIRGGTAKNVVPAECSFLLEWRPVPTQRPEVVLEQLLEVVRHFEEESRDGFKIQVEVLRMEGGFETRIDSAVIQAVLKETDSEVQTIAFGTEAPWLARMGAEAVVIGPGSMLTAHSPRECVPIAELEECVVILRRAIKQLCG; this is encoded by the coding sequence ATGATCCGTCCACAGGCACTGCTGCAGGAGCTGGTGGCGATTCCGAGTGTGTCCAGCATGAGCAATCGCCCGGTGGTGGAGTGGATTCAGAGGTTTCTTGAACCGCTTGGGTGGCATTCTCGCCTGTTTTGCTATGACGATGAGGCGAGCGTGGAGAAGGTGAATCTTGTTGTCTCGCCTCAGCCGATGGGAGAGGGGAGGATTGAGGCGGAGCTTGCTATCATCTGCCATACGGATACGGTTCCCTTCGCCGCTGAATGGACGGACGCAACGGCGCTGCGTGAGCGGGATGGGATGCTGCATGGCTGTGGCGCCTGCGATGTGAAGGGTTTTCTTGCGTGCGTGCTTGCTACGGCTGCGTCGGTGGATGCTGGTGGGATGAAGAAGCGGCTTTGCCTAGTGTTTACTGCGGATGAAGAGGTTGGTTGCCGGGGAGCTCGTTTTCTTCTTGAGGCTGACGCGATTCGTGCGCGGTACGCGATCGTCGGGGAGCCTACGTCGCTTACTCCTGCGCGCGCTGGGAAGGGCTATTGTCTTGCTTCGATCAAGGTAACGGGGCGAGCTGCACACAGCGCTTTTCCTGAGGCTGGGAGGTCGGCCATCTTTGCTGCGGCGCGGTTGCTGCGAGAGATTGAGGATCTGGCAGTGGAGTTGATGGCGGACCGGAATGATGCTTTTTCTCCGCCATGGACGACGTTGAATGTTGGTGAGATTCGCGGAGGGACGGCCAAGAATGTTGTCCCGGCTGAGTGCTCTTTTTTGTTGGAGTGGAGACCTGTTCCTACGCAGCGTCCGGAGGTTGTTCTTGAGCAGCTGCTTGAGGTTGTTCGTCATTTCGAGGAGGAGAGCCGGGACGGGTTTAAGATACAGGTTGAGGTTTTGAGGATGGAAGGCGGGTTTGAGACTCGCATCGATAGTGCCGTGATTCAGGCTGTGTTGAAAGAGACTGACTCGGAGGTCCAGACTATCGCCTTTGGCACGGAGGCACCATGGCTTGCCCGAATGGGCGCTGAAGCAGTGGTGATTGGACCAGGATCTATGCTGACAGCGCATAGTCCACGCGAGTGTGTGCCTATTGCGGAGCTCGAGGAGTGCGTTGTGATTTTGCGGCGGGCGATCAAGCAGCTTTGCGGCTAG
- a CDS encoding Lrp/AsnC family transcriptional regulator, translating into MAQDLDPIDYNIVRMLAEDARTSYAELGRKVGLSPSAVAERIHQLESAKVILGYRALLDEKAFGYSVMAFIRLTCDNTHYRPFLKFLPTIDAVQECHHITGGEAFLIKVRLASIDQLEPLIERLLPYGMPTTSMVLSTPVYRQQEAWLLRHAGLPARPRKK; encoded by the coding sequence ATGGCTCAGGATCTGGACCCCATCGACTACAACATCGTCCGCATGCTCGCCGAAGACGCCAGAACCTCCTATGCCGAGCTAGGCCGCAAGGTAGGCCTCTCCCCCTCCGCCGTAGCCGAGCGAATCCATCAGCTCGAGAGCGCCAAAGTCATCCTCGGATACCGCGCCTTGCTCGACGAAAAGGCCTTCGGCTACTCCGTCATGGCTTTCATCCGGCTCACCTGCGACAACACCCACTACCGTCCCTTCCTAAAGTTCCTCCCCACCATCGACGCCGTACAGGAGTGCCATCACATCACCGGCGGAGAAGCCTTCCTCATCAAAGTTCGCCTCGCCTCCATCGATCAACTCGAGCCCCTCATCGAGCGTCTGCTCCCCTACGGAATGCCCACCACCAGCATGGTTCTCTCCACACCCGTCTACCGGCAACAGGAGGCATGGCTGCTCAGGCACGCAGGCCTCCCCGCGCGGCCCAGAAAAAAATAA
- the hutI gene encoding imidazolonepropionase, whose product MSELLLTGISQVVTSFGQGPKRGAAMGQLQVVPEAAVAVDAGGISWIGPEREWRGSAKSVIDLGGRAVVPGLVDPHTHAVWAGDRLADFEARSNGATYEEILAAGGGIWHTIRETAEKSSEEMAALALPRIEALQRSGATTIEVKSGYGYTLEAELRMLEAVRLLQEQTRSRLVPTLLIHICPEELGERQIYREMICNKLIPEVARRGLASSVDIFVEHHAWSAEDARIVLACAQAAGLSIKMHTEQFQRVGGLELGVEIGALSVDHLEVCSPEQCGLVARSKTIATILPGVSLHLGLTAAPGRALIDAGAAVAIGTDLNPGSSPLFSTAVAMGLAVRLNGLTAPEALTACTVNAAAALGLSNVGRLEVGMQADLLVLESSDWRDLPYTLGQNMVREVWVAGRKQAA is encoded by the coding sequence ATGAGCGAGTTGCTTTTGACCGGGATCTCGCAGGTGGTCACTTCGTTTGGGCAGGGGCCGAAGCGTGGGGCAGCGATGGGGCAACTACAAGTTGTTCCAGAGGCGGCAGTTGCTGTGGATGCGGGCGGAATCTCGTGGATTGGACCGGAGCGTGAGTGGCGTGGCTCTGCTAAGTCGGTGATTGATCTTGGCGGTCGCGCAGTCGTTCCTGGGCTCGTCGATCCACATACCCATGCAGTGTGGGCGGGTGATCGTCTTGCCGACTTTGAAGCACGCAGTAACGGGGCAACCTACGAAGAGATTCTCGCAGCGGGCGGCGGGATATGGCATACGATTCGTGAGACCGCGGAGAAGAGCAGTGAGGAGATGGCGGCGCTTGCGTTGCCTCGCATCGAGGCACTACAGCGTTCGGGCGCTACGACTATCGAGGTGAAGTCTGGTTACGGATACACGCTCGAAGCGGAGTTGCGAATGCTTGAGGCTGTTCGTTTGCTGCAGGAGCAAACTCGAAGTCGCCTGGTCCCTACTTTGCTGATTCACATTTGTCCTGAAGAGCTTGGCGAGCGACAAATTTATCGTGAGATGATTTGCAACAAGTTGATACCGGAGGTTGCGAGGCGAGGTCTCGCTTCTTCGGTGGACATCTTTGTTGAGCATCATGCGTGGAGCGCTGAAGATGCGAGGATCGTGCTCGCTTGTGCGCAGGCGGCTGGGTTGAGTATCAAGATGCATACGGAACAATTTCAACGGGTGGGCGGTCTGGAGTTGGGAGTGGAGATCGGAGCTCTGAGTGTCGATCATCTTGAAGTCTGTTCGCCCGAGCAGTGTGGGTTGGTCGCGAGGTCGAAGACGATTGCAACGATTCTGCCGGGCGTGAGTCTTCATCTCGGCCTTACTGCTGCGCCAGGGCGAGCGCTGATCGATGCTGGTGCTGCGGTGGCGATCGGCACTGACCTGAATCCGGGGTCGAGCCCTCTGTTCTCTACGGCAGTGGCGATGGGCCTGGCGGTGCGACTGAATGGACTGACGGCGCCGGAGGCTCTGACCGCGTGCACGGTGAATGCAGCGGCGGCGCTTGGGCTTTCGAATGTTGGGAGGCTTGAGGTTGGGATGCAGGCAGATCTGCTTGTGCTTGAGAGTTCCGACTGGCGAGACCTGCCTTACACGCTTGGACAAAATATGGTGCGTGAGGTCTGGGTCGCCGGACGAAAGCAGGCTGCATGA
- a CDS encoding formimidoylglutamate deiminase: MSVSYQPDLVYVDGRFRSGYEVVVAKDGTISSIGPVKTDSVSEVRRLPGRALLPGMIDIHSHSFQRALRGKAESRRRSGPDFWSWRNIMYRCALALTPEEIYDVARMAFLEMTLAGITTVGEFHYLHRTPAGEAYADPNLLATQVIRAAESVGIRIVLLRCAYVRAGFTLLPDSGQIRFIEPDVERFLRDSETLRSEIAAMSSTVSFGLAPHSVRAVPRDYLKAVSNWAQTHGLPMHMHVAEQPAEIEACVAEYGTTPFAFLDELGLMTPDFTAIHAIHVQGGEIERMGRGKITVGACPTTERNLGDGILDADALIDAGVSIAFGTDSHTQTDALENARELESNLRLRHLQRAVLDGRQGETLPVLLFDFATRAGARSLHVEAGALEAGKAADFFTVDLSEASIAGSLPDELLTNIVFSMSPRAIRDVVVDGKVVVDSGCHALQDEIVEAFRRVQTRLGTEL, translated from the coding sequence ATGAGCGTGTCTTATCAGCCGGATCTTGTTTATGTCGACGGGCGATTTCGGAGTGGTTATGAAGTTGTTGTCGCGAAGGACGGAACGATCTCCTCGATTGGACCCGTTAAGACGGACAGCGTCTCCGAGGTTCGGCGTTTGCCAGGTCGTGCTCTGTTGCCGGGAATGATCGATATTCATTCGCACTCGTTTCAACGTGCGTTGCGCGGCAAGGCGGAGTCGAGGCGCAGGAGTGGACCTGACTTCTGGTCGTGGCGGAACATTATGTATCGCTGCGCGCTTGCGCTGACGCCGGAGGAGATCTACGACGTTGCCCGCATGGCGTTCCTTGAGATGACGCTTGCGGGCATCACTACCGTTGGGGAGTTTCACTATCTTCACCGCACACCGGCGGGTGAAGCCTATGCCGATCCGAATCTGCTGGCGACGCAGGTGATTCGCGCTGCGGAGAGTGTTGGGATACGGATCGTTCTGCTTCGGTGCGCCTATGTTCGGGCGGGCTTCACGCTTCTTCCGGACTCTGGGCAGATCCGTTTTATCGAGCCGGATGTGGAGAGATTTTTGCGTGATTCGGAGACGTTGCGGAGTGAGATTGCTGCGATGTCTTCGACGGTTAGCTTTGGGCTTGCTCCGCATAGTGTCCGGGCTGTTCCGCGTGACTATCTCAAGGCTGTTTCGAACTGGGCGCAGACGCATGGTCTGCCGATGCATATGCACGTTGCAGAACAGCCTGCGGAGATTGAGGCTTGCGTTGCTGAGTATGGAACGACTCCTTTTGCGTTTCTCGATGAGCTTGGGCTGATGACGCCGGACTTTACCGCGATCCATGCGATCCATGTGCAGGGTGGCGAGATTGAGCGGATGGGACGCGGAAAGATTACGGTGGGGGCTTGTCCTACGACGGAGCGAAATCTCGGGGACGGGATTCTTGATGCGGATGCTTTGATCGATGCGGGGGTTTCGATTGCGTTCGGGACGGATAGCCATACGCAGACGGATGCGCTGGAAAATGCTCGCGAGCTGGAATCGAACTTGCGTCTGCGACACCTGCAACGTGCAGTCCTAGATGGTCGACAGGGTGAAACTTTGCCGGTTCTGCTATTCGACTTCGCGACGCGCGCTGGGGCTCGATCGCTGCATGTTGAGGCGGGGGCGCTGGAGGCTGGTAAGGCTGCCGACTTCTTTACGGTCGATCTCTCTGAGGCTTCGATTGCGGGAAGTCTGCCTGATGAGTTGCTGACTAATATTGTGTTCAGCATGTCTCCGCGGGCGATCCGGGATGTTGTCGTCGATGGGAAGGTCGTCGTCGACAGCGGATGTCATGCGCTGCAGGACGAGATCGTGGAGGCTTTTCGCAGAGTGCAGACGCGGCTGGGGACAGAGCTATGA
- a CDS encoding multicopper oxidase family protein, protein MNRRKFLAATGAALANAAIPHRGWTAPAAESHAADLRLRIEPCTLDIGRGVQINTVAYNGQVPGPLLRFKKGKPVTIDVTNASKNPDLVHWHGLTTETLNDGAVEEGSPLIAPGATLRYHLTPNPSGTRWYHTHAMAMGDLSLAAYTGQFGFLLVDGAPDPGRHDKEINLAIHHWGPHFVPMVETMRAESQNMPQTTGSDVGYDHATINAHMLGAGEPIRVKQGERVLFRLLNASATENAVLALPGHTFKVVAMDGNPVPTPYTVEVLSLAVAERVDVIVEMNSPGVWILGSTLKESRDIGLGVVVEYAGKSGEPVWRDPQPTEWDYTRFAATDAVAEPEETFTLTFRDAGTLNGSKFDTWTINGDAWPNVKPLMVKHGKRYRMLFRNASGDQHPIHLHRHSFEVTRIDDQHLSGLIKDTVNVMPLQTVAVDFLADNPGDSLLHCHQQLHMDYGFMQIIKYTD, encoded by the coding sequence ATGAACCGCAGAAAGTTTCTGGCCGCAACCGGTGCAGCCCTGGCAAACGCCGCCATTCCACACCGCGGTTGGACAGCGCCAGCCGCAGAATCCCACGCCGCCGATCTGCGCCTGCGCATCGAGCCCTGCACTCTGGACATCGGTCGCGGCGTCCAGATCAACACCGTCGCCTACAACGGCCAGGTCCCCGGCCCTCTGCTCCGTTTTAAAAAAGGCAAGCCGGTTACGATCGACGTCACCAACGCCTCGAAAAACCCTGACCTCGTCCACTGGCACGGCCTCACCACCGAGACCCTGAATGACGGCGCTGTAGAAGAAGGCTCTCCGTTGATCGCACCCGGAGCGACCCTGCGCTATCACCTCACGCCAAACCCCTCAGGCACCCGCTGGTACCATACCCATGCCATGGCCATGGGCGATCTCTCCCTCGCAGCCTACACCGGCCAGTTCGGATTTCTCCTCGTTGACGGTGCACCCGACCCAGGCCGTCACGACAAAGAGATCAATCTCGCAATCCATCATTGGGGGCCGCACTTTGTCCCCATGGTCGAAACCATGCGAGCCGAATCGCAGAACATGCCACAGACCACCGGCTCCGACGTTGGCTACGATCACGCCACCATCAATGCGCACATGCTCGGCGCAGGCGAGCCTATCCGCGTCAAGCAAGGAGAGCGCGTTCTCTTCCGTCTCCTCAACGCAAGCGCAACCGAAAATGCAGTGCTCGCTCTCCCCGGCCATACGTTCAAGGTTGTCGCCATGGACGGGAATCCGGTCCCCACTCCATACACCGTCGAAGTGCTCTCCCTCGCCGTCGCAGAACGTGTCGATGTCATCGTCGAGATGAACTCCCCAGGCGTCTGGATCCTCGGTTCAACCCTCAAGGAGAGCCGCGACATCGGATTGGGAGTTGTTGTCGAGTACGCCGGCAAATCGGGCGAACCCGTCTGGCGCGACCCGCAACCTACCGAATGGGACTATACCCGATTCGCCGCCACAGATGCAGTCGCAGAGCCCGAAGAAACCTTCACCCTCACCTTCCGCGACGCCGGCACGCTCAACGGTTCGAAGTTCGACACCTGGACGATCAACGGCGATGCATGGCCCAACGTCAAACCGTTGATGGTCAAGCACGGCAAACGCTATCGCATGCTCTTCCGCAACGCCAGCGGCGATCAGCATCCCATCCACCTCCATCGGCACAGCTTTGAAGTCACTAGGATCGACGACCAGCACCTCAGCGGACTCATCAAGGACACCGTCAACGTCATGCCGCTCCAAACCGTCGCTGTAGACTTCCTCGCAGACAACCCAGGCGACTCGCTCTTGCACTGCCATCAACAACTCCACATGGACTACGGCTTCATGCAGATCATCAAATACACGGACTAG
- a CDS encoding M20/M25/M40 family metallo-hydrolase: MRIASLRSIAACLISVVLTSALFAQPNQLPVADKALAREIFQQLIETNTTDSVGSTTVAADAMKKRLLDAGFAESDVVVMGPNDRKGNMVARYRGRAGSTLKPVLIIGHIDVVEAKRSDWTTDPFQFVEKDGYFYGRGTQDMKDSDAAVVESFIRMRREGFVPDRDIIVALTADEEGGKSNGVDWLLKNHRDLIDGGFALNPDAGGPELEKGRAVSMDIEATEKLYADYRVTATNPGGHSSLPRPDNAIYHVADALGRLEKTTFPLETNEVTRVYFASSAKTKDGQLAKDLNAVSGPVPDAAAAQRLSKDPIYNSLLHTTCVATMMSAGHAPNALPGSAVANVNCRIFPGHSQEEIRQELIRIFADPTLKVQYVTDGGEVFEKGSDRKSMAPPPLDPVVLRPLDAIVKSMWPGIPVIAEMETGASDSVYTMNAGIPSYGFSGMGVDRDDVRAHGRDERIRVVDFYNGVEFEYLYLKALTSQ; the protein is encoded by the coding sequence ATGAGGATCGCTTCCTTGAGATCGATTGCCGCTTGTCTAATTTCTGTTGTTTTGACTTCCGCACTTTTTGCTCAGCCAAATCAGTTGCCGGTTGCCGATAAGGCGCTTGCGCGTGAGATCTTTCAGCAACTGATCGAGACTAATACGACGGACTCGGTTGGGAGCACGACGGTGGCGGCCGATGCGATGAAAAAGCGGCTGCTCGATGCTGGGTTTGCGGAGTCGGATGTGGTGGTGATGGGGCCGAATGACAGGAAGGGCAATATGGTGGCGCGATATCGAGGACGCGCTGGCTCAACGTTGAAGCCGGTTTTGATCATCGGGCATATCGATGTGGTCGAGGCGAAGCGGTCGGACTGGACGACGGACCCGTTTCAGTTTGTTGAGAAAGACGGCTATTTTTACGGACGTGGAACGCAGGATATGAAGGACAGCGATGCTGCTGTCGTCGAGAGTTTTATTCGGATGAGGCGGGAGGGTTTTGTTCCTGATCGCGACATCATTGTTGCTTTGACTGCAGACGAAGAGGGTGGGAAGTCGAATGGAGTGGATTGGCTGCTGAAGAATCATCGCGATCTGATTGATGGCGGGTTTGCGCTGAATCCGGATGCAGGGGGACCTGAGTTGGAGAAGGGTAGAGCTGTCAGCATGGACATTGAAGCGACGGAGAAGCTTTATGCGGACTATCGTGTGACGGCGACGAACCCTGGTGGGCACAGTTCCCTGCCCCGGCCTGATAATGCGATCTACCACGTTGCGGATGCGCTTGGGCGACTGGAGAAAACAACTTTTCCTTTAGAGACGAATGAGGTAACGCGAGTTTATTTTGCGAGTAGCGCGAAGACGAAAGATGGGCAACTGGCAAAGGATCTGAACGCCGTATCGGGGCCTGTGCCGGATGCAGCGGCGGCGCAGCGGTTGTCGAAGGACCCGATCTACAACTCACTGCTGCATACGACCTGCGTTGCGACGATGATGTCTGCTGGACATGCGCCGAATGCGTTGCCGGGGAGCGCGGTCGCCAATGTCAATTGCCGCATCTTTCCTGGACATTCGCAGGAGGAGATTCGCCAGGAGTTGATTCGGATCTTTGCCGATCCGACGCTCAAGGTGCAGTATGTCACTGATGGGGGAGAGGTGTTCGAAAAGGGGTCGGACCGTAAGTCGATGGCGCCGCCCCCGCTGGACCCGGTGGTGTTACGTCCGCTTGACGCGATTGTGAAGTCGATGTGGCCAGGGATTCCGGTGATTGCGGAGATGGAGACGGGCGCTTCTGACAGCGTGTACACCATGAACGCGGGTATCCCAAGCTATGGGTTCTCGGGCATGGGCGTGGATCGGGATGACGTCCGTGCGCATGGCCGCGATGAACGCATTCGCGTTGTCGATTTCTATAACGGGGTGGAGTTTGAGTATCTGTATCTGAAGGCGCTGACCTCGCAATAG